The Malaclemys terrapin pileata isolate rMalTer1 chromosome 7, rMalTer1.hap1, whole genome shotgun sequence nucleotide sequence TCCCTTGCCACAAAATTCACACACGAAAGGTTTGTAGCCCGCGTGGATTCTAATGTGCGTATTTAGCGTGGAGCTTCTGTTGAAAGCTTTGCCGCATTGGTTACATTTGTGAGGTTTTTCCTGGAGAAAAACATGGACAAGAAATACGTGCAGAAACTTGGCGAAATCTTGCCCGTTCAAAGCCCCAGCCCGGCAAGGCCCGTGTCTGGGCCGGGGGGGACCCTGGGCGCCACTTTTGTCAAATAATCAAAATAGAAAACCAACAGCAACAACTTGATTTGGTTGTAAAAGGAAAGGCAAGCCCGGCACGTACCTGCGTGTGGATAATTTTGTGTCTGCACAAGGTGCTGGCCTGGCGAAAGCCCTTGCCACAAACTTTGCAGACGAACGGCCTGGCCCCCGTGTGGACTGGCATGTGGCGAGTTAAGTTGTAATGGGCATTGAAGACCTAGGAGGAAACACAAGGGAAGCGTTTCAGGCGAGGGGCGCCGGGGCCCTGTCTCCTCTCACGGGCTGTTCCCAGAAGGTGCAACTCCAGGGCCCTGCTTTGccctaaaaacacacacacacacaaccaggaGGGCGGCCGGTGAACCCCAGGGGTCCACTTACCTTGCCACACACTTCGCAGGTGAAATTCTTGGGCTTGCCGTCCGCGGAGCCGCTGACCTTGCTGTGGCTTTTCACCCCGTTCCTCTCCCCGGCCAGGGCCGTGTTCTCCTTCATCACCTGGTCCAGCTGGCCGGGGAGCCGCTCCTTGTGCGGGTACTGGGCGCTGGGGAACTTCTCCGGCGCCAGCCCGGCCAGTTTGGCGTTCTCCAGCAGGAAGAGTTTGTGGTGCGCCGAGAGGCCGGCCGGGGGCTGCGCGCCCAGCAGGCTGGAAGGGAAGAGCTGGCCGGGGAGCAGCTCGGAGGGGTACGCGGAGTCCAGGTAGTTGAAGTAATACACGGAGCCCTGGGCGGGCATCCCCGCCGCCTGGCTGATGGCCTGGGGCTTGATCACTCGGCCGGCCGGCAGCAGCGAGTGCCCGAGGCCCAGCTCCGCCTTGCAGCACATGCCGCAGTTGGCTTTGCACAGCCCGGCCGGGCCCCGCAGGGCGCTGCCCTTCCAGAGCTCGGAGTAGCTGAGCAGCGCCTTGGAGTGCACCTCGTAGGCCAGCGGCGGGACGGGCAGCACGCAGGGCAGCGGCGGGCAGAGGCCCAAGCTCTTCTTGGCCGGCTCGGGCTCCAGCCCGCCGAAGGCCGGCTTGGGCTCGGCGCTCTTGGCCATGATCCGGTCGATGGAGAAGGCCAGCGTCTTGGAGGGGTTGGAGGCGCCGCTCCTGCCTTCGTGGCGCGGGCAGGCCGAGGGCATGACCGTCTCCACGGCCGCCGAGCTCGCCATGGCGGGCAGGAGGCGAGCAGCGAGCCCGGCTGGGCGCTCCCGGTCTCAGCTCTGCATTCCAGAAAAGCCAGGGGACAAATCAACTTAATAAGCACCttgttcccctccttccccccccttcaaatGACCCTACCCAAGAACAATGGCCCCGGGAGGGGGGACACCCGCTTAATGCTCATTAACCAAACACACCAAAGTAACCTCCaagccacagccccaccaccccactggGCTCCTCCGCCCGAGCTCGCCTGGCTCTGTTCTTGCAGGGAGGGGATGAATTACCTTTGCCCAGCACCGAGGAGACGCGTCCCAGCAGCGCGGAGTGGCCACACTGTCACATTTTGATAGCCAACATCTTCCCGAGCGCCAGCTCGCCGGCTCTGACACTGAGAGCTGACATCACACGAAGTCACTCCAAGCAGAATGACATGGGGAGGCCACGGTGCAGCGTCCCTGAGCCCCAGCGCCGGACTGAGGTGCAgcgggccccctccttccctcctgccaGTTTAAGGCGCACAATTTATCCGCCAGCCtttaaggggaagggggagaaaaaaaaaaaaagcaaaagcaactTGCAAAACAGAGGAATCGTTTTGCATGTGGCAAATTAGAAGGCAAGTGCGATTCACAAGTCGGGTGGAAAGAAGCGCTGTAGTTACTGCTCGGGTTAGAAAAGCCACTGGGAGGGAGcggcaggactttttttttttttttaaaggaggagggttgtttaaaaaaaacacacacacacaacaaaccaCCACACAAGCACGCTCGAGTTATTCTGGCAACCCATCTGCGCTCGGCTCCATTGCAATAAACTGTCACTTCTCTGCGAGCCTCCCCGGCATGTCGACATTAATAGCCAGCCCATTAATTAGGGCGGTGTTATTAATGTTAATTAAACTAAGTTTAATTCTCCTCCCCGTGTAACGCGGCGATTAACCTTAAATCCCCGGGTACGGCGTGGCAAGGATCACAAGACAGGGCTGGGGCTTTTGCTTCTGAAACGGGGCATCGCCCGGCCTGCGAAGGGGTTTTGCAAATCTCTCAGCGGTGCCCCGCTGGGGTGAAGGACCCTCTGCTTTGGGGCTGGTGACTCGCCCCCTTTTCATCCGCTGAGTTTCGTTTCGAAGCCACGCTACCTTATTGCAACGGTGGGGCTTCGCGGGCttggctttgctttgctttgcacgACAACGAGTTGATCCCGAGGGGCGCTTTACAAACCGCGGCTGTAGGGACGTTGCTGTTTGTCTAATTGAGGGCCCAAGAGCCACCTGTTTTCGGGGGCCGGGCTGCCAGGGCagaacctcccctgccctgatTAAGCGCTCGCCCCCTCTCCGGGGCTATTCAACAGAACCAATTTTCCTCCGCCGCTTCAGAGCCGCTCAGTTCCCTTTCACTGGGCGCCACTATAGCGCGGCGTGGAACCTGGTTTTGTATGTTTCTAAAATAAAGGGAAGGATTATCACGGGGAgcttgggaagggggagagatttAGCCTGGCCAGAAGTAAAGCAAGCCATGAAAAGGCCCCTatatctcccccttcccccccagcacgCCTAAGAAAGTTTGGAGGAATTCAGCGTTTTGTGTCCTGCTGACAAAGGCCCTCTTTTCCAGCGGGGCCGTTTGAATTCAGCTGTTTGCAGACAGCCTATTTCACCTGCGAAGCACAACAAGCCCGGGGAACAAAGTCCGCTCAATGAGCGCCCTCGAGGCTGCAAAGCGGCCGCGGGGTGTGAGACGATCGGGCTTGTCCGAAGCGCAGGGAGCAGGCGGGCCGGCGCGGCTCTCCGCTCCGGGGAAAGGGGCCCTGGACGCTGCAGCCCAAGTGGGGTTGGTTCAGTTTTGGCCAGCCGGGGTCTGAGTTAGGGAAAGGGAGCCGGGGAAGAGCGCAGTGACCTGGCCtaagctgggtgctgcagggagctcggaaagtagatttaaaaattaaaaaaccccaCTAGCCGCCTCCAGTTATTTCTGAAAACAGCCGGGGGAAAGGCTGGTCCTGGCGCCTCCGCGCTTGGGGCATCAGTGGTGAatgtaaaaatattgctcgagtcccggcatctctttcattacaaccGAAGTCTTGGGGAAATCAAGCTGTGTCCACCTTTGCTCCTGTAGGACAGGCCCAGGGGGGCACCTGGCCCTTTCTCACCCCACCTTCCAtcagcccctctcctcccccctccccgcttcaTTAGCCATCATTCCCTGCACCACAATGGGCCCATTACCTACTACAGAGCGGCCAGAAAGAAAACATTGGGGTCCCAACAAGCCCCGGCTAACGTGCGGCTCGCCCCAAAGCGCGCGGGCTTTAGCAAAGTATTTAATTAGCCGCCACAAACTTCTTCTCCCCCTCGCCCGCAGACTGCAGCGCGGGGAGGGTTGGGAACTGCTCTACACCTTGCCACTCACATGTTAATTAATCTCTATCTAACCCTAATTGCAGCTGATTCAAGCACCGCTCAACAGCTCACCCACACAATAAACACTGAGCCTACTTTTATCCCGCTTACTCCACGCTAACACATCGAGTAATTAACTCCAGTACCAACTAATAGtgcaaacaaatattttctgTAAACGAGATGATTTCAGGCAAGAGAAAAGGGGGCTGGGGAACCGGTGCAAGGAACCGAAGCCTGCGTGACAAGGTCACCATTTCCCTGGCCCCAAACTGCCCCGTCTTTTGCTCTCGTCCGCTCCTTTCTCTGATTATtgtctttcctccccccccccccttcttaacTGGCTTCACTTTTTAAATGgtacccccctccctcctttatGGAAAGGGTTTCTTCTCTTCCCCGGTTCCCCCCTGCATGCATCTCATGCGGAAAGCAAAGGTCCCTTTGCAGCGCACTCCTCTGGCTTTTTGCTACCAGGCGAGCTGGCCTTGGGGCTGGCTAGAAAGGCGCAGATCCGAcctgctccatcccctctcccctaACAGCTAACCCCCGCACACCCAATGCGAGCCCAGGCCAATGGGCAGAATCGAAGGGGAATTCAGCGAATTCAGAGCCCGGGATTGCAGGCGCGGTGCGGGGGTTtgctgggctgggagccgagcGCTAGGAtttaggggaggggagggc carries:
- the FEZF2 gene encoding fez family zinc finger protein 2, with translation MASSAAVETVMPSACPRHEGRSGASNPSKTLAFSIDRIMAKSAEPKPAFGGLEPEPAKKSLGLCPPLPCVLPVPPLAYEVHSKALLSYSELWKGSALRGPAGLCKANCGMCCKAELGLGHSLLPAGRVIKPQAISQAAGMPAQGSVYYFNYLDSAYPSELLPGQLFPSSLLGAQPPAGLSAHHKLFLLENAKLAGLAPEKFPSAQYPHKERLPGQLDQVMKENTALAGERNGVKSHSKVSGSADGKPKNFTCEVCGKVFNAHYNLTRHMPVHTGARPFVCKVCGKGFRQASTLCRHKIIHTQEKPHKCNQCGKAFNRSSTLNTHIRIHAGYKPFVCEFCGKGFHQKGNYKNHKLTHSGEKQYKCTVCNKAFHQIYNLTFHMHTHNDKKPFTCGTCGKGFCRNFDLKKHVRKLHDTATPTKALPRSLQT